In the genome of Leopardus geoffroyi isolate Oge1 chromosome B1, O.geoffroyi_Oge1_pat1.0, whole genome shotgun sequence, the window CAGGAGGGTGCATGTGCAAGAACCAGGAGCTGATCATGAGAGACTTTCCCATTTGATAAGGTTTCTAAAGTCTAGTAAAGCTGAGAAAGCagagtttctccacatcctgtttTTCAAACTGTAATGATCTGTGGAGTAAATATAACACTAATGACTGGCAGAGCATTGATCTGGGAGGCTAGGATATTCATTAGAATTGGagacagtggggcacctgggtggctcaggctgttaagcattcgacttcggctcaggtcatgatctcatggttcgcgggtttgagaccccgcgtccggctctctgctgacagctcagagcctggagcctgcttcagattttgtctccctctctctctgctccttccctgcttacgctctgtctctctttctctcaaaaataaatttaaaaaaagaaaagaaagaagaaatggagacagtaaTGAGGGAATGTGGTGGTGTGCCCACAATAGGTCAGGGCCTTGAAAATCAGTGTTGCTTTATGTTGCTTTGAAGATGACCCCAAAAAACTTACTTTGAAACTATGGATAACTTACACTTTTGAAaataactcactttttttttaatgtttatttgagagagtgtgcatgcacacaggagtatgagtgggggaggggcagagggagagaatccagcccaagtggagctcgatctcataaaccatgagatcatgatccaaggatgcttaaccaactgagccacccaggcacccttgaagaTAAATCACTTTTAATGCATTcgttttttgtgttttgctttctgcttctgGGATCACAGGTAATGTTCAGATtgctaatattaatattaataaaaataatattaatttaatataattaatatgtgtATTTGattctttatttactttgcaGCTTTGATTAGTTTATCCTTTGGAGGAGCAATTGGGCTGATGTTTTTGATGCTTGGATGTGCCCTTCCAATATACAAGTAtgtaacatttttgtcttttttagtgGTTTAGGgtaaattttttctacttttaaagctttaaatttttttttaaatgaatgcttcTACTGTAGAAGTAATCCTAAGAAATGTTCATTTACCAAggacaaatctttttaaaagtgcaaaaatCACTTTTTGGTTATTGCACTTCTGCTCAGTTTTGAGCATctcttaataaaattaaagacaagaaaatttaaaatatcttttcagcAAAAAAATACCAGAAGCAGGGTCGAGAGACAGTTGACTAAGAAAATAAAGTCCTGTAAGCAATTATTTTCCATAGGAtagaaagaacttttaaaaattaataggatagattagtaagaaaaagaaaactaaatagaaaaatcaacaataaatatgaaaaaagaactGCAAGTTACTAATAAGCGCATGAAAATATACTCagcctctctcaaaattaaatgaaatcctTTGGTGAAGCTAAAAGCTGGGGCAAACAGGCACTGTCGTGTATGAGAAGGGAGAGGTATAGCTTCATGGAGTCTGTCATCTTGGAAGCCAGTTTCCTTGTAGCTCTTAAAGTCTATATATTCCTTGAACTAGCCCTTCCACTTAGAATTTCTCATACAGGTCTCCTGGCAGATGTTTACAAAGGTATGTGTAGTGAGGGGAGAGTATGGATGTTCATGACAATCTTGTCTGTAATAACAAAAAAACCTGGAAGTATCCTAAAGGCCTGTCAAAAGAGAAATGGTTAAATTATAATATGTCCATCAATGGAAATAGTAGGCAATCTTAAAAACAATGAGGAGGAGCCAAGAGCTGTGAGTGGTGATATATAAAGATGTTCAAGAtacattgttaaatgaaaaagtgCAATGattcatattgttaaaatttatCCGTGTGGAAGTATGGAAGGATCCACAAGAAGGTTGTtaggagagcaagagagagaaagtagggagaCATGGGCAGCTTGGAGTTTTcactttttgtgctttttttttttaattgactttttatgTTGAAATGATTATGTATTATCAAGAAGTTGcaaaaaaatagtacagagaggtcCCCTGTATCCTTCACACAGGCTTCCCCCAGTGGCTGTTGTACATAACTGTAGTTGTATTATCCAAACCAGGAAATTACACTGGCACAGTACAATAGCTAGACTGTTGATTCAAAGCCAtctattttctatattctaaCTTAAAGTCTTCAATATTACTTTCagttcattttctacatttttatttcagtattttgggAGTTCATAGTGACCTAACGAGAGTTTAGGGATGTTCCAGCTTTACCCTGAGAAGGCTGTCATTCATCAAGAAGTCAAGGGCATgaatcttgaattttaaaaattactgttactatatatattttccatatgCCTCTTTATTTATAgcctaaaataagaaaaataattttgggcCTTGATTCCAACTGCTataatttataaagcatttttttaacataaggaaTATTTAATCATTGTGTCATAATTCACTTTAGGAATACTATGATtctaattattactattttcagTGTTCaggttattgtttatttttaaactatgtcTTGTTTTGAACCTTGCAATATttctttggtctttattttttaaaagcgtATGTTATGTGTAGGAAAATGACATAGATAGCAAAAACtacattaacttattttttttttctagccaaTACTGGCctctctttgttctgtttttttacaTCCTTTCACCTATTCCATACTGCATAGCAAGAAGATTAGTGGATGATACAGATGCTATGAGTAATGCTTGTAAGGAACTTGCCATATTTCTTACAACAGGCATTGTTGTCTCAGCTTTTGGGCTCCCTATTGTATTTGCCAGAGCACATCTggtaagtgtatatatttttctatgaacGATTTTACATCAGACTAGGTTAAAATTGTCTCAGGAAAAAGGATAGAGATAATCTTACTTTTGTTGTTAACTGATAAAAATGATATTGGAGAGGgccgcctgggtgtctcggtcgggtaagcgtcccaactcttgatctcagctcaggtgttgatctcagggtcatgagtcaggccccacattaggctccacgctgggtgtgaaccctacttttaaaaaaagaggaagaatgatACTGAAGAGCATGGCTGGGGTCTGCGGCAACAGTTGGCTTACCAGTTCTTCACTCTCAGAAGTGGGCACATCCTCTCACCCAGTGCTTAACAACCACAGGCCGCCCTCTGTAACTGTTTAAAGGCCTGAGGAGATAGTGTGTTCTTTGCATGGGAAAGTGTGAAAGAGGAGAAGGGCCTGAGCTCTGTATACCTGGTCTTTCCTCCCAGACTCACCAGTCAGATTCACTCCCCCATGTCTGGGGACTTAGAGATGCCAGGGACTGACCACCCTTCCACACAGAGGGGGTGATTACTCCCCCTACTCCTTTAAAAGAATGTACATGGGTGTGTTTTCGTTTCCGGTGCTCTAAATTTAATCTGCTCTCTGGATAAGATTTTAGATTCACTGAGGAAGAGTTGGAGCAAATTTCTTCATGAGCATTAAGTTGTGGAAGTCTCTGCTGCCTCCTCAGAATCCAGAAGTCTAACTTTTGAATAATGATCATTTTCATGACttcctgtctttttatttttatttatttatttatttatttatttatttttaatttttttttcaacgtttatttatttttgggacagagagagacagagcatgaatgggggaggggcagagagagagggagacacagaatcggaaacaggctccaggctctgagccatcagcccagagcctgacgcggggctcgaactcacagaccgcgagatcgtgacctggctgaagtcggacgcttaaccgactgcgccacccaggcgccccgacttcctgtctttttaaaggaagaaaattaaaaacagcaatatAGAAGGACCATTAAGTGTTGAATAGAGTGAAAGTTACTATCACAGATCTTGCTTGTTGTTATATCATGATTGGCATAGAACTAGAATCtagatttgcttttcattttctttctgtttttcctacaTCTGTTAACTTAAGTGTTTATCTGTCTTATTTCTCTAGATTGAGTGGGGAGCTTGTGCACTTGTTCTCACAGGAAACACAGTCATATTTGCAACTATCCTGGGCTTTTTCTTGGTCTTTGGAAGCAATGATGACTTCAGCTGGCAGCAGTGGTGAAGGAACTACTGAACTATTGTCAAATGGACTTCTTGTCATTTGTCGGCCATCCGCGCGCACGGGAGATGGGGCAGGGATGCTGAGTGGCACAGCAAGCCTCTTGGGGGTGTTCTCAGTGCTCCCCTCTCACTTTTATTGTAAGCATACTATTTTCACAGAGACTTGCTGAAGGATTAAAAggattttctcttttggaaaagcTTGACTGATTTCACACTTATCTCTAGTATGCTTTCTGTGGTGTCCTGCTGAATTTGAGTATTTATGTGTccctgtttagttttttttttaatcaacatgcaatgttaagcatttttaaaatgtaataaccaTTTGCATTTGTTAGGAATTAGATTTCTGCTGGCTATTACTGGGCTAAAGGACATCTTttgtcttaaaattatttaacctccattgcaaaaagttaaaaaaaaaagttttcaatcaGTCAGGATGACATCACTCCCAATTTTATGCAGACCGTTGGCATACCTTATAGACTGTACACTCAGTACGCATATAGCTGCATTTATACCTCAGAGGGGCCAAGTATTAATGCCCATGCCCTCCGTAAAGGTTGCTGGTTTTGCCAGTAAGCAGGTGTTTTGTggattgaaaattattttacgGAATTGCCACAAAGGAGTGCTTTTCTTCTCAGTCGTTAGAGGAATTTATTGTTAAACTCAAAGGTAAGCGTGTAACAGATTTTTGAGatggtttttatttatgtctCTTATAGATAGAGTGAGTTGCGTTATGGGAAGAAACGACGttgaaattccatttttttaatcctctttctATTTATAAGTGAAATGTTTGATCTTCTATCAGCCTTTTCATATTTTACTGTGGGTGAAGTGGAACATACTACTGATAAGGAAAAGTTGTAGTGTGCATCATTTAGACCAGAAAACCTTTCCCTGCTTCCtccttttaacttattttatacattgtatatattaagtaaattaaCTTTCCAAATATAGTTTGATAACACTTTAAATTAGAGGTGTTGATCTCACCTGGAAAGTACTTGCTATGCTCTACATGCTGAGTGCCCTGCCCCGCAAGGCCTTGACATGATTAACAAGTGACTTGTTAGTCTTGCACATAAGTCATGCATTAACAATTTTAAGATTTAGACCATGGTAATTGTAGTTCTTACTCTCTAAGGTTAtatcatatgtaatttaaaaatatttaagacaagtTTCCTGTATACCTCTCaacttttttgatttttatttcatcatgataGATCTGCTGTTTCCTTTTAAATGGCACTTATTGTGTGAATTAATGCAAGGTAGCCAAATCCAGCTGTATAGCAGCTTCAGACACAGAAGACCTGACCAAAAAGTTCCCAGTAACCAGGGATGATCAAATCGTTGTGGTCATTTGCATCTCAACAATTATCAGTACCTTTTGCAAGAGCTAGTAAGGAAGATGTTCAAGTTGGTCCGACAGTATTTTGTTGGAATACTTGTTGATTTTTCACTATACTTACATAAAAATTGTTTTGCCTTCAAACAAAACTGAGTGATCATGACagcttttatataaaaaatgggAACCCATTTTgggtttgttcagctttttactaAAGATGCCTAAAGTCCACAGGTTTTATTGCCAGGCCCAGGTGGTGACTCTAGCTGTGAGATGGGAAACAGAGTGAGGTATCTGCGTGTGGCTGTCCCGCCTCTACAGCAGGCTCAAGACGGCTTGCAGTGTTACAGTGATGTAGCCCTAAAGGGGATGGTACAGGCATGCATGAATTAGCTGGCCATATAGTTGGGAACTCAGTGCGTGGGatctacttgattttttttttttgcaggaagtACACACTCTGGCCCTTCTCTGTTCTAGAATATCAGTGCAGTGCACTGCGACTATTCTATTCACTTGGCCATAGACTCTTTCTCTAGCAGCCGCATATTTCTGTGTCCTGGTTGTGTTGGCAGCATCGTGTCTCTCGTCTTGCACACGAGCTTGACATAGTGCTGTCTGATCTCTAGGCTAGTTCTTTGAGCTGTGAATTTGCCATAGAACATGCACTGATACCGCATTGCCATTCTTCTACGGAAAGAAAACTTTTGatgatgaaataataaagattttcaaTATCTATGTTACTTTGTGGgtgtttttgaaatgcaaatatgcTGCACACTTGAGCTCCTGAAGTGTGTTACTCATTTTAATAATGCAATATATTAGTCATGAATGTTAGACTTGCAGAAGTTTCACTTCCAAAACAGAATTGAAACTGTAGTAGTAAATATTACAAGGAAGCCCTGTGATTCTGAGCTATAGATTGGTAGAAGTAGGTTGGGGAAGTAGAATTTTTAACTAGCCCTTTACAAAAAAGCCATAGAGGATTCTGTTGACCTGAAAAGACTGTTGATAATCAAAAGTCAAGGTTGTACCTGTTCTTAAATTTTCAGAACCTTTTTTATGACCATAtgttttattgtgtatttattacCATTCATTATTGGAGCATTTGGCTTTTTGCAAACCTTTCAAATAGTTAAGGGCAAGAAATCTGTGTGGCACAGTGTGATTGGAGAAAAGTACTGTTCTCTTTTATCAAACGTGAATCTTGTCCCAAGTTGTCTTAATTATATAATCtcattatatgttttaaaaagtttaaaccaTAGTTTCTTAGTGTTTGCTCTaacatgatgggggggggggtgttgtcaAGATAATCCATATTTCTAGAGGAGACTCTGGAACATTTACGTTGAATGTGACAAGATTCAGAAATTTCAGGTCACTTTAAATCAGCATGTCAAATTTAACAAGCAGCCGTGCAACATTACCGTTAAGTGATGTGTACGTTTTACAGCTCAGgatgctttataatttataaagtaggTGGGAAGTTCAAAATCCTGTTTCTTCCATTAAGCCTGTGTTATCCTTTCTCTTTGTGAAGATTAAGGAGCTCTTATTTTAATGCCTCCCAATTTTCTGGCACTCCCAGGGAAGAGAATACATcctgtaaaataaatattccagatAACTGAAGCTTATCTCAAAAAGAACTGacagttgttttatttattttggtgaaagTATTAAATGGGTCATACACTCTTGTACTTCCTTCGAATATATTAAGGCATTTTGCGTTTTCCTTGGTAATTTAGGGTTGTCATAAATTATTTCCCCTTCTTTAAATGGCCCCAGACCCGTATTTTTCTAGAACCGTGTTTTTTGCTGGCTTTCCTTACAACTGAGTCTGTACCTAGCACTCCTTAACTTACtttgtttctagttttctaaATCTGTAGTACATTAGGAAGGGTGGAAAGTTGCCAGGGAAGAAAAATGAGGTAACCAGGTGGACTGAACCAATAATGTAACGTTTCTGCACACGGTACCTCAGTGGACCTAGCGAGGTGCTCCCACCTCTTATACAAAGGAAAGGCTGTGTGACGAGTCTTCTTCCTGTtgaaaaggctttttaaaaaactgtagcTGGTAAACTGTACACCAGACACGGGGGGTTGTGACAGAACACGGAGGTGTGACTTGCTGTGCCGCAAGAGAAGCCTTCCAGTTCCACTTCCCGAACTTGAGGAGTTCCTTGTACTTGAGTAAGCCCCTAACTGATTTCTGAGAGCTTATATTCTCTCTTCACCATTTGTTTTCAGTTGCAGAAAGTCTAGATATAAAGACAATTTTACAGTTCACTTTTACTGGACGCTCTGTACTGTATATTTTACTTCCAGTCGCTTGAAGATTATTTGAATCCATCCTTGGGTTTAGGACCATGCCCTGCAGTCACACCAACTTAGATATTGTTAAGCTTGTAAATTCCCATCAGAGGGAATAAAACCATCAAACTCCCAAGGTGTTTCCACAAGTCACAAGAAATTAAAACCATGTGACCATGAAACATTCCTTTTTTGATTCTagttgtttccttgtttgtattCCTTGCGGTACTGACGGAAAAATcaggaatttttgttttagaagCCAGTAGAATGGCTAATACTGTGAAAGAGGAAGTGTTGCAGTTCACAGCCATAGAAACCATCAAATAGAATAATATAGAATGAAACAGTATTTCCATATCTCTTTGTAAGAGCATCACTGTTTAACAATTTAGTTATCTTGATTTATAGTGTGGCGTTTAATGTCACatgtatctttttctcttttggctgATCAATGTATTCTGTAATATGTAAATACAGTTATGACCTAGAAGTCAGTGAACTTGTATAGATTTGCAAACCTCCAAAATAGATATTTTCCTGAAAGCTGGATACACTTACATAGAACATTTGAGGATTGTCTCAAAGTGTTCACAGTTGGAAAACTCCCTAGATCTAAATGAAGATGGATGGATTTTAATTCACTTTTGTCATGGTCTAAATCATCAACTTCCAAAATATAGGTGAGAATCAGCTCCAATACCTAGTTAATGAGTATAGCAGTGAAGAAAAGGGTAGTAGTCTCCCAGGGATTAAAACAAAAACGGTTTTGAGCCATACTCCATGCTAGAAGTGACATTTGTCATTTACAAGCATAAATGGCTTAGTGATTCTGCTCACAATCCAGtgctttaaaaagtgttttaaaaaagatattactacagaggcgcctggctggcttagttggtagataactgtgactcttgatcccaaggttgtaaatttgagcccatgttgggcatagagcctacttaaaatatatatacatatagagagagggaggggggacagacacacacatacacacacacacacgtgtgtgtgtgtgtgtgtgtgtttcacaaaAACACCTTCCAGACACTTTAAGTGTCCAGCTGATTAGGTAGAAATGGTCTATACTCCACCTTGTCTATGCCACTGAGACACTTATGCTGAAACTCTGTTAGGTTCAAGTTTTTTATCTAGAAAAGGTCTTTTTTTCCAATGGCAATTTTATACTACAATGACAGCATTTAGGTAATATTGGgggataggggaaaaaaaataggaatacagTCCCTCTTTGAACTAGTAATCTAGTTAGACACTCAAGAAGGTTTCAAAGGAAGCTGATTCCTATCCGATTCGTATACATGCCAAAAGGGAAGTATGGGGGTTCACAGGAGGAAAATATTTGGGAAGCAAAAGGGAGGTAGAGGGTAATTTCCTGCTCTGCTTTGGCCCATCTTCTGCTGGCAGGCAGGGTATTGGCAAGATGAGCATTTCTCTGGAGCATCATTGTAGTGTTGGCTCTTAAGCTTCCTGGGATTCAGGGGCAGCAGAAATCATGGCGGGCGCTTCTTGATTCTGACACCCTCACTCTGGATCCCAGATACAATGGAGATGGAAGAGGGGtggagatttaattttaaaatgataaccaAGATTTGCTGATGAACTGtgtgggaaaaagagaggagtcaagggtGACTAACAAGTTTTTGATAGTCCTGTCAGGGGATGGAGGGGGAAGTAGGGAGAGTCGAAAACAGCAAAGTCTGGACCGTATGTCCAAACTACTAGTTCGTC includes:
- the LEPROTL1 gene encoding leptin receptor overlapping transcript-like 1, with the translated sequence MAGIKALISLSFGGAIGLMFLMLGCALPIYNQYWPLFVLFFYILSPIPYCIARRLVDDTDAMSNACKELAIFLTTGIVVSAFGLPIVFARAHLIEWGACALVLTGNTVIFATILGFFLVFGSNDDFSWQQW